The genomic window GTGGCTGCCTGGATCACGCTTCAGGTTCATTCGGCCCTGGAGGCAGTGGGACTCACGGCTGCCGTGAGTGCCGCGCTGACCCATGCGGGCATCAGCTGCAACGTCCTGGCGGGTTTCCATCACGACCACCTCCTGGTCCCTTCGGCAGATGCCGGCCGGGCCATGGACGTGCTCAGGCTGCTTGCGCAAGGCGTGGTCCTGCGTTCTGAGCGGCCCGGGGACCGTGACGAGATCCTGGAACTGACGGCCCGGGCCTTTTCCATTTCGCCGGTGACCGGCGAGCCCGTGGACGGTGTGCCGATTGAGGTAGGGCTGCTGCGTTCGCTGTTTGAATGCCCTGAGTACTTGCCGCAGTTCAGCGTGGTCGCCGAAATGGGTGGGGAGATCGTGGGGCATGCGATCAGCACCCGTGGCTGGATCGGGGACCTGGAGTTGCTGGGGTTGGGCCCGATCGGCGTGCTTCCCCATTTTCAGAAGCGGGGGATCGGTTCAGCCTTGATGCGTGAGACCGCTGCCCGGGCCGCGGTGGCCGGAGAGCCAGGGATTGCGTTGCTCGGAAGCCCCTTGTATTACCCGCGCTTCG from Arthrobacter sp. StoSoilB20 includes these protein-coding regions:
- a CDS encoding N-acetyltransferase, which translates into the protein MPGETDLQTLLESLHPVAREGDYVYALWPHGKPLEGGIEAAVREAEGLTVVMRRDEADALGLSYDFVAAWITLQVHSALEAVGLTAAVSAALTHAGISCNVLAGFHHDHLLVPSADAGRAMDVLRLLAQGVVLRSERPGDRDEILELTARAFSISPVTGEPVDGVPIEVGLLRSLFECPEYLPQFSVVAEMGGEIVGHAISTRGWIGDLELLGLGPIGVLPHFQKRGIGSALMRETAARAAVAGEPGIALLGSPLYYPRFGYVPAASLGVQPPEEAWGDHFQLLTLPEWPDDVGGTFRYAAPFNEL